Within Hoplias malabaricus isolate fHopMal1 chromosome 16, fHopMal1.hap1, whole genome shotgun sequence, the genomic segment ctgtttgaaaATGCTCGTATGAGAGAATTGGCTTCACCTTTGCCAGCTGCCTCAGGTGGAAAAAGCTGGACCTGACTACTGTGCCTATTTGGCggtccaatttaaaatcactgtccatcttaaaacccaaatttaagatagttggcttcacatacaaagtcaaggggcccaaattaactggaggggcttcacagggaccactgggaccaaacaccatcacttctgttttgttttcgttaaaatgtaaaaaatttaaagccatccagtctttaatgtcattaagacataacaacagtggtttaatcgagaaagcatctttcttctttaaagggacatatatctggctgtcgtcagcgtaacagtgaaatgcaatgccatgttttctcaagatagagcccaatgggagcagataaagtgagaaaaggaggggtcctaagattgagccctgtggaactccatatgataggggagctgaggaggattctgAGCCAGCAAAACTCACATACAAAGTTCTGTCCGTCAGATAGGACCTAAACCAGTCCAAAGCACTACCACAAATGCCGACTAGATGCTGCAAGCGGGAAACTAAAATGTTGTGATCCACTGTGTCAAAAGCAGCAGTTAGATCCAGCAGGACAAGAATTGCATGgtccccagaatcactggccaGGAGAATGTCATTAAAAACCCTGAGCAACGCTGACTCTGTACTATGCaaggttttaaaaccagactgaaaaacctccagaatattatgctcatccaaaaataatttcagttgagCATAAACAACTTTCTCCAAGATCTTTGAAATAAAAGGCAGCTTGGAAATAGGCCTATAATTAGCCAATACAGTATGGTCGAGGCCAGGTTTCTTGAGCAGGGGTTTAactacagcatgtttaaaactcacaggaacaacaccagaagacaggctgctgttaataatggccagaacctgctgccctatagtatgaaaaatctcttttagaaagtgaggaggcaaaacatcacaaggagaacctgagggctttaaatggcCCACCACATCCTCCAAGTGCGACAGAGTCACTGGCTCAAACCTGTCAAACACAGCGAAgcaaggggcagagtcagaggggtcaacagcaggagctgtgataagagctcttgcagtaacaatcttatcaataaaaaagtgcagaaagtcattacacatgtcaggagatgcttccaaacagacagactgaggggccttaagaacagagtcaatggttttaaataacacacgtGGCTTGTGAcaatttgccataataatatttgacaaGTGTTCTCTCTTAACCTCTTTGATAGTGCTCTGGTAAGAACGCCAGCagtcttttaacatttgaaatgaaacctgCAGCTTATCCTTTTTCCATCGGCGTTCAGCTCTGCGACACTTCTGCTTTGCTGCACGCGCTCGGTCATTGAACCAGGGCTCAGGTTTAACTTTGGGCTGTTTAGTTCTTAATGGAGCCACTGAGTCCAGTATGGTTTGGCAGGAGGAGTGAAACCAGGAGCTGAGCTCCTCCGTATTAACAGAGGCTGAGTCAGGAAGAGGACAAAGCTGGTCGAAAGCGCAGGTGAACTGACCGGCAGTGAAAGAGTTAAAACTCCGACCAAGCCGAGCAGGAGCGCAAGGTTTAACAGCAGCACAGGAgaaaacaacatcaaataaaacaggcaTGTGATCAGAAAACCCACCATCATGGATCTCTAAATTTAACACAGACAACCCATAAGACAGAACAAGGTCTAAGGTGTGTCCATGTTCATGTGTGGGCCCGGACACATACTGCACTAAATTAAAAGAGTCAATGATGTTTACAAAGTCCTTCACCAGCGGTTTATCTGGACAGCACACGTGAATGTTAAAGTCCCAGACGATAAGGATGCGATCATAGTTTGGCATATGTCCCGCCAGAAAATCAGAAAAGTCATTTATGATATCCTTATTGTATTTAGGGGGTCGATAGATGACAGCACACAGCACCGGGTCAGAGCGGCCCACCTCAAATAACAGAGACAGATCACTTTATAGGGGAACTCAGGGATGCTCCTGTTAATACCCAACTATCATTTTAAAGCTAACACAAAGAAGAAAAGACTGCTGGCCATTAGTATGAGTGCAACGTTAACTCAGGAATAAGAAAAGGATGTAAAGCATGATTTTAGATCATGCACACACTTGTACAACTGAATTTAAAAGCAAGGCAATAAGAATTGAAATAATCAAATCCTTTCCAATCAGTCATCAAAACAATTACAGCGGTGTAGCACTAATCCGCTGTGGTTCTACAAGTCAATGACACCTGTAATAATCAACAAAATacatggacatttttaaaatgcttaattttaattatattctaCAACAACTCATGGATTGTGTCGGTATTGCCACATACTTGACAAAAAATTACATGCTGGCAGTATGTTACTGCCTCCTGCTGGCAACTAAAGGAAccttctttcttttgtttaaaagtctgaaaatgcAAATTAGCAAATGCTAGAGTCCCTATACCCTCTACATGTCGTGCactgtaatattaaaaaaaaaaacattatatatatatatatatataaaaggagATACATATGGAGATTGACATATTCACTACATTTTCATTTATCTGctaaaattttattaaaaaaaaaaaagccagtttGTGTTcgtttcattgttttattttagtatCTACTTTAGTAGTAAATTATTCCTGCTCTGGTTGTAGACAGGTAcccattaaaaatgaacaaaacaaataaacaaatggacaaaatgattaaatcagTTTGTAAATGAATAAGTAAATTTTAAGATAAATTTTCATTCAAAATGCAAGTGGATATAATTGAATATCAGCTTCCAGAGAAAGCTGATCTGGTTTGTTCATTTGAATAAGGCCATGGTATTGAAATAATTTGCATGTTAGgttatctgtgtttattttgttaatgacTGCATTAAAAATACAGGTAAAATTTTTCCAGCATCACTGTGGACACAGCAAGCTTGAGTGGTCTTTGTAATTACCACTGTACCACAACAGAtcagagaaataaacaaaacatgtatTAAATATTACTATTTTCTCTGATACAAAATACACAGATCCAATACAGAGATCattcaataaatattaataacaagaAGACATAATTGTTTTGAGTGCGTCCAAAATGTGTACTACACACTAATTATGCACTACAGATTTAAAACTAGGGTTTGTTAtgttaatttataaaatattaacataacaCTGTTTCTGGGAAATTAACTTTGTACTCACGTTTCTACACCAGTTCACCAGTTTATACACCACCATCGCCTctcctgtgaacatagcattcGGCTTAATTCATTGGACATTATCTCTAAATTTtcagtctcaaaaatctgaaagtctcactgaAGTTAACTGTACTTAAATTTTTACTGTGGAATGTATTTGTAATGGGCCTTTGAGAATAGCATTGAACACGATAGTatgtgtggagaaattgcacatttggctTAATTCATTGGACATTATCTCCAAACtgtcaaagtgtctcaaacatTTGAAAGGTGTAGATGCAacataacagactattaatatcctgaccatgaagaaattttacagtagaattgtttttttgtaatttccCCATGAGCATATCATTGGATGCAAATGTGTGTGGAAATTGTGTATTTGGCTTAATTCATTGGACATtatctttttacttttaaagtgtctcagaaatctgaagggctcattgaagacacagtaTAAAAGACTATCAGAATcctaaagatgaagaaatgtcacTGTGGAATTGCTTTGTCATAATCCCGTGAATATAGCAcatgacatgatagaatatatAGAGACATGAACTGTGGGTATATGTactatggcatttttatttattaattgtgagattatcaagaatctgaaactgattttacagaaggtttaatacaaatataacatcccaaagtgcagagtttaattcataaagttgtgtttgtttaaacactgaatgtcagtGCGTATATTCACAATGCCTGGTTATttacaatattattatattcttattagTATGCCATTTAATTAGTCAGGTTGCCTGGcaacattttaatataaaagaaagccttaaatatgaataacatGGTGTAAAAAAGGCTAACTGAGCGGCTTGGCCCGGTGAGGCGCAACAAGGCAAAGTTTGCAAGTACAAGGCCTAAAGGCCAAGCCTCTGTGTGGATAGAAAATACATCCCAAAGAGTCAAAGTACCAAGAGAAAAATGTGTACATATAACATTAGTTAATAGGGTGTGGGTGTAAGTACACACTGAgtctgagggagtttgggcCAATGAGGTTAGGACTAACTGACTTTGTGTCTAtttacagagaaagaaaaatgaaaggaagtttatttaaaaagacattttgaCCATAACTACTGAGAGCTGGTCTTAATCATGATAAATAACTATGTTCATACGTTCTCATGTCTTGAGCTATGAAGATTATGATGAAGATTTTGAACATGGTGTGTAAGAAACTTCAAAAGTTGGTTCATTAAATTTAACACTTTGATACCCATGACAGTTATGCCAGTGCATCAGTAAAAGCCTCGCTGACATAAAGAATGTAACTGAGAGCAGATCTTGGCTGTGGGACTCGCCGAAGGTCAATCAAGACCAACATCTGAATCAGAGTATTATTTTATAGAAATGTTTCAAATTGTGAAATGGTCTAATTAAATGATCTTTtcacaattttaaacatttctatatTGTTATGGTCAATAATTCCCTTTGAATAAACTTCCTTACAGTTTAAGCTTTAGGGCTGAGGCAAACTTAATCTTATCAATGCCTTGTTTATCCTCACTGTGCCGAGCTGCCTGAACTGTGCTAATACTTGCTTCAGAGCAAACTTTATTAGTGTAcgtaaaaatatacattttttttaagtacatTAACTCTTTGGGgtgtatttttgggtgaaaaccacaaagcggcgacagaatgcaactattgcaccatttaaggtggaacagagaatccGAATAAGAAACTGGCGAATAGTAACCAGCTTCAGCGTCGTATTTTCTTCCTTCATAGTATTATATGTCGTTTACACATACCAAACTTTAAAGtgctatgtaaataaataaataaaagccaaaattACAACTTAACAGTCTCTCATCAACACGATTTTCAGAAACCTTCTCTAACctcattttaaatgaatgattttgCGCTATTTGCTTAATAGTCAATGtttcaatacattttcattAGATAATGACTAATTAATAgtgaattatataaatatacaattaaaataCGGTCCTCACCTGTAGCAGTGTCATGAGGTGACGGTTAAATCAGTTGAGATTGCGACTGttaaattttgaatttgaaaatGTGGCGCGCGCGGACGGCAGCGCTTAAACtttacattttcttaaaaaaagaTATTTCACCTCCTTTATCCCAGATaacgagcatatatcggtccactggcataaaaatgctggcacaccactgctggtccaccatcggacccctcagattactgtcctctacaggatagaactcattaatctcctcaaactgattttacattcacagagacttttattctggaaaacacactaaaacaaatattaccaacaactatgggAGAtttaataatgagtataagactgatataaaattataaaaatgttgactctgtgctggattaaaattatttactaatcatatttataaagaataacaaaaagaacctaatgaaggaaaataatgtgaattggactgtgaatggaaaagtgctaaaatgtggcattttgtctaaaattctgtttaattagcagcggtccgcccagaaaacgctgtgtaaaacactagtggacctccaactttgccctcagtggaacaacagtggtccgccgtctccttgcccTCAGGGATGTTGCTCTGAATATTCCTCAAATGGTGGCAGCTGCAACAGTAATCAGTCATTTCAAATTTAAAGTCTGTTCGTTTAATgactttgtgttttatttgttgtatatttattaatcaaagagataaaataattatttaattggtGTAGATGTGTATTTATATGAATACATTTCGGAATGCCAGTTCAAACATGTTCATTTAGTGTATTAAAATAATCACCCTTATACAATAATTATTTACTCAATAAATCAGAGTTGATTATCCTGTGGTTCAGGCTTGTTCCAGTGAAAGCAAGATGTTTTAACAAATGAATCAGATTTGCATGAAATATGACTCTATGTGATATGACAAGATAAAAACAAGGGAATCTGCATGGTTTAATTTCCTGATACATATACTTTTGGAGAAGAGGGAGTGAAGGTAAGTATAAACAGCATAACTTCAGGTTTGGTTTGAGgttgattttaatttatatactGTATGTTGTACACTTTAATATTAATAAGCTCAGTAAGTGAAGTAGTCAGCTACACCACTCTATACTCTTTGTAACCTAGCCTTATTCAGTTATAAACATTATCCACTCATGTTCAACTTTCAAATTGTGCAGCCACTGTTactgtgcattaaaatgtaGAACAATTTTACTTACTTTTTATAACAAGATTATATTTTAGAGAACATCCGTTATGCCTTGTTATTATCGTCACACTTGTAAATCTGTATATAGCTATATCTCCTTTTATGATGTTCacaactgtctgtctgtctatctatctatctatctatctatctatctatctatctatctgtctgtctgtctgtctaattTGTTGGTGTATCTTTATGGATTCTGACTTTATCGTCCTCCAGATCTCTCAACGATAAGAAAATGAACTCGTCCTTCTCAAACTCGACCCAGAACGTGATGAACAGCGGATTGATGACTGcaacagttgtgtgtgtggtgtcagtTCAGGCCTTTAACTTCTTTGTGGGGCTTCCTCTGAATATCTACATCATCCGACTGCTGGTGTCCAAAAATGGaggagtggatgtgtgtgtggtgtttgccCTGAACCATGTGGTGTCAGAAATCCTCTTCTGCCTCGTAGCACCTCTCTACACTGTGTGTATAATAAGTTTGGAGATCTGTGTTGGGCCTTTGCTGGGTTTCTGGCTCGGGATCACTTTGCCAGCCCGGTATCTGTTCCCGTGTTGGGTTTCTGTTGAGCGTTACGTGGCCGTGATCCACCCTGTGACTTTCCTGAGGTTCAAACCTCTCAGATACCGGGTTGCCTGCTCGTCTGTGGCCTGGATCTGCGCTCTGTCGCTGGGTATCGCCTCCATGGTTACCTTCCCAGGAATGCCCTATAATGCTTTTGGAGCTCTGTATCTTTTCATCTTCCTTCTGGACTCTTTCTGCTGCATCGGCATCCTGAAAGGTCTCCTGCGTCCAGGTCCAGGGGACAGAGAAGGGAACAGAGAGGAGATGAACACAGCCAAAAAGAAGGCCTTTAAAGTGGTCTCTCTGAATCTGGTCATTTTTCTGATCCAGATCATCCCTGTTGCTTTGTCCTTCGGCCTCCTCGGCCTCATACCTCGTGATGAGTTCAAGCTGGCTGTAGCCATTGGACTAGACATCAACATCCTGGGGGGGTTTATCCATCCCTTCTTcgtcctccacagagcaggaaaaCTCACCTTCATCAAGTGCTGCAAATAGAGACAGACCTTAATATTTCTGAGAGTTACACTGCACGAAAATGATGAATTACACTCACTCTATAATGAACCTCCTAATCACTCCTCTCTGTTCAGTTACAGGTGTAGAACACATTACCAAGATAATCCCAGAgcataaacaccacacacacacaaacgcactaACTTGActaaacaccacaaacacacacacacacacacacacacattatcatgcctaaattacacacacacacattaacatgattaaacaccacacacacactaacatgtcCAAGaccacatgtgcacacacaaacactgacaaggctaaacacatacacactaacatgACTAAACATCACATGCACACTAACacgactaaacaccacacacactaacatgactaaacaccacacaaacactaacatggctaaacacaacacatacacactaacatgACTAagcaccacacatacacactaacacgactaaacaccacacacacactaacacgactaaacaccacacacacactaacacgactaaacaccacacatgcacactaacatggctaaacaccacacatgcacactaacacgactaaacaccacacatacacactaacacaactaaacaccacacacacattaacatgaCTAagcaccacacatacacactaacacgactaaacaccacacacacactaacacgactaaacaccacacaaacactaacatgactaaacaccacacaaacactaacatgactaaacaccacacacgcacactaacgcgactaaacaccacacatgcacactaACACGACTaaacatcactcacacactaacatgactaaacaccacacataAACACTAACATGACTAAgaatacacacgcacacacacacatacacactaacaaggctaaacaccaccacacacacacatgctaataaAGCTAAACTCTAGACCTTCACTGGCGGGAGTCTTTAAAATTagagttaataataatattttaataatgctAACTATTTCCAGGCAGTTGTCCTTGTTTTAGGTGATTGCTTCCAGAAAGAATTTAATGTGCAAATTATTTGACATGTTTTCAAGCATCATTTCTTTAAGTGAAAAGAGGCAAAAATCTAGAAAACGGTTGAATGCAAATATTCTACTGCAATCTTCTAAAACatttttgctacaaacctataATGAGGACTATAGCGTATGCATCTGAGACAATGGCATTTTTATAgtgtatttgaatattttgatGTAGTGTAGTTATATTTCATGTCATAAATATTCTCAATCTAATCTTTATAACTTTTTGTGACTGTGAAAtcacacattttacaaaaagtTTACTCCACATTTTCTGTACTGTAGAAATAAAGACATCAGAATAATAaagtgtgtggttgtgtttctGTGAGTTTGTTGGCTGTTTGTTTCCACTTTTGAAAGATGGACTTGAGTTTTTTAAGGGAGTCTAATTTTCTAAACCATGGGGTAATATTTAGAATGACATGATTATTCATAATAGAGTAGAATAATGAAACTAAAGCTCaaaactgtatttaaataaacactaaataagATTTGGGCTTTTGCTCCTGTGGCTCCCCCTAGTgtgattcatttttacagcactctactgaaatcaatggggaggggtttcctaccttcctccaaaagttacatagtgcggtttctgctgtgctgagccctGAGTAACAGGGATAGAGGCTCTTCCTACTTATTAtggctcagtggagcatcaaagtgattttgaagctttagTCTTAAGGTAAATAGTGTTAATTTAAAGCTACAGAGAAAGTGGAACCCACTTGTGCTACAGGTTCCTTTTAAAGatggttttcagtgaatatATTCAACAACCTGAAACTAACAGTGTGGCTTTGGACAACTGGTTCTCAATCACTTCTCTGACTCGTCCTAAAGGTATtagagcctctctctctctctctctctctctctctctctctctctctctctctctctctctctctcctgtagcTGCTCACATCAAGTTTAAAACTCTCCAGCCTTTTGAACTTCAAGTACAGCTCAACTCAACCCACCATTCATCTGGCGTCGACTCTTCTCGGTCCTGGCGCCCAGACGGTGGAATGAACTTCCACTGGCTTCCAACAGTGGACTCTCCCCCATGGTCTTCACACTCAGACTGAAGACCCTTCTCTCTGTGACCCACTAAAGTGAGCTCTACTCTAAGGGCAGACTGAAACAGACCATACTGCACTTATACTGCACTTAACTCCTTTCTTTCCTGGTTTGAGCTCTGAGTAGACTTTGTGAATTGCACTCACACTattctttctaggtatcagcactggcccttgttctcAGCTCAGGGGGAGTTTGGACATGAACCTGTTTGTACGAGTGAGGATACACACTGTGTGACGTAAATAACATCAGAAATCCCTTCTAAAGCCAGTGTTCTGGCCCTCAGGCCTCCTGGGTGTCAGCGGTGTAAGAAGAGAAGGAGATATGGAGCACACGTGTCAGATTTGCATGAAACATGACTGAACACACAGTGATTGATTTACTGAAGCTGGATAAAATCCTCGGGTTATGATCACCACATGGACACACACTTTTATCTTGTTTTGTTGAAGAAAGGTGAGTATGCTGTGGATAATGCTGATATATTTTGACCGTGAAAAGATTATTTGTAGTTTACTACATTGTTTTAGACTCTATTTTCCTGTTTTAGTTAAATATGTAAAGCATTGACTGTGGTTTTTGCACCGTAGTGAATCTGGATTTGAATTTCTTtgctttaaaatatgtataatatcAGACAGAAccttttgtagttctacaattacagactagtccatttgtggctctgcatactttatcacccccctttccccctgttcttcagcgctcaggacccccacagagcaggtgtgatgtggtggtggatcattctcagcgctgcagtgacactgacgtggtggtgttgtgttagtgtgtgttgtgctggtgtagagtggatcagacacagcagtgctgctggagtttttaaaccccccagtgtcactgctggactgagaataatccactacCACATGTTCGAATGTATTAACCATATTTATAAAGCCGTGTTCTCTTTCTGTAGGTCTTAAAAATAGCAGCAGAAGATGAATTCAACGCTGACAAATTCAAACAAGAGCACATTGGATATGGTCCTGTTCTATATCCAGGAGGGAACCCTGATGGTCCAGTTCTCCTTTGGCTTTTTTCTGAACAGCTACATCATATTCCTGCTGCTCTCTAAAGGCAGAGGAGTGGAAATATCCTTCGTGTTTATTCTGAATCACTCTGTGGCTGAGATCCTCTTCTCAGTGACCATTATTCTGTCTGTAGTGGTGAACAATGTGGATACGTCTGTGATTATAATCCTGATGAACGTTCTGCTTTGGGTCAGTATGGCCACTCGCCTCctttttctgtgctgtgtttgtttggagCGCTATCTGGCCGTGGTTCGTCCTGTGATGTTCTTGAAGTGGAAGGCCCTCAGGTATCGGGTCGCTTGTTCAGTTCTGGTCTGGACCTGCGCTTTTACTCTGGGCTCCAGCACGTTTTGGTATACGTACAATTTTGAGAAGATTTTCTATAAACTTTTCATATGTCTGTACACCGTGGTGTTGTCGGTGGAGTTTTTCTGCTGTGTGTCCGTTTTGCAAACCCTGAAGCGTCCGGGACCAAGTGAAATTCAAAGAGAACAGCGAGAGATGAACTCCATCAAGAAGAAGGCATTCCACGTCATCTCCATCTGTCTCGTTACGTGTCTAGTCCAGAACATCCCCATGGTGGTGTACTTCGT encodes:
- the LOC136671252 gene encoding G-protein coupled receptor 4-like, with protein sequence MNSSFSNSTQNVMNSGLMTATVVCVVSVQAFNFFVGLPLNIYIIRLLVSKNGGVDVCVVFALNHVVSEILFCLVAPLYTVCIISLEICVGPLLGFWLGITLPARYLFPCWVSVERYVAVIHPVTFLRFKPLRYRVACSSVAWICALSLGIASMVTFPGMPYNAFGALYLFIFLLDSFCCIGILKGLLRPGPGDREGNREEMNTAKKKAFKVVSLNLVIFLIQIIPVALSFGLLGLIPRDEFKLAVAIGLDINILGGFIHPFFVLHRAGKLTFIKCCK